The DNA sequence GGCTTCCCAACATTCTAACCACATCATCATACTGGCTTACTCTCTACTGATCAACTACTATGTTGTCTTTAGTATGTTAATTTATATACAACCATTTGATGCTATATAGCCCcctaactgctgctgctgcacatcaTAAAactgcctctgccttccccccaccaggTCTGCTGAGACCTGAAGATGTGTTGCTACTAGCTGTTTCAAGCAGGCAAAACATAACATTATGGCAAATCCCTGTTTAGTGCCAGCATCAGGTTGCTGGAGATCTCAGGATGAAGCCTTGCAGTGGGCCCCTCACTGGGCTGCCATCCATTCCTGATGGCACTTTGGAttctaccactgccaccagtactgaggattTGGATGTCCACCTGGCCAAGTGGATCTTCTACTGCAAAGTACCTGCCTTGATCTACATGAAAGCACCTCCTGATGTTGTTAGTTGTGTCTATTGCTGAGCTCAATCTCTGTTGCTACATGCAGAAGTTGTCATGTACAAGCAGTGTGTATTTTGGTGACTTCCACTCTGATCACCATGCCTAGGAGACCCGGAGATGTCACTAACTCAGCTGTGAATTGACCTGACAGTAAAACAAAGAagattgtattaaaattgaccCCTGGGAAAGTGCAATTACCGGGTGCTTATGGTGCTTTCCCTGCTGGCATTTGTACAGCTGAGTGGAGCTGGGATGTGATGTCAGCTGTCTCATGGTTATTAATTATTTATATGTTGTTCATTATCATGAATTATCCATTCGCTCACATTCCTTCCTTCTTAACTCTTGCCTCTCCTATCTTTCCCCCATCTTTTGTTATAGTCTTCCCATTGTCAAAGGGTAAACTATAAGCTCTATGGGGCAGGAACCTGTCAGTGTTCATGCTTCTTTGTAGACATCTATGTACATTGAACTTGCTGGACAAATAAAAAGTATAGAATGTTTCCTCTGCAATGTCCTGTATAGTGTCTACTATCTTTGTCTCACCGCACCTTTGTGAGGTGGGTTAGTTCCATTTTGTAGAGAAGATTGAGAGAGAATGTCAGATTGTGGCTTTTAACTTTTTTTCCCAATGGACCAACACAGCTACCTGCCATTTTTTTTATACTTATCAGAGAGATTATTTATAACCTCATTTATAGATTATTTATAGCCATTGGAGCTACCATAGAAAAAAGGCTTTTGATTTCCTTCGCTATGGGAGACTTTGGGGCCCAAAGAAGGCAAGGTGCTGAGAGATCTGCGATCCATTCTCCTGCTTGTTAGGGCTTCTTTCCTGATTTGCTTCATGTTTTGTTCAAAGCACCCACGGTTTCACCCATAATCCTTGAATGATGAAGGATTGGTGCTTGGGGAGAGAATGTTGAACCTTTCCTCCCTATCTTTTCTTGATCAAATCCTTATTCCCCTCCCCAAGGTGCCATGTACCCCACAAGAGAAAACTTGGTACTTACATGTTTTGCATTATGGGGCAAAGAGCCACTTCAGAGGGGTACGTTAGATTGGGAAAATGACACAAGGGGAAAAGTTAAACATCTTCTCCAGCACTGCTCTAGCTCCCCCCCCTATCACTCCACTATCGCCaccctgaagcagctgctttgaataGTAGAAAACTAGCACCAACCACAGGTCATTTGATCATCATGGACTTCCTCGCTCATTTAGATTGGCCCTCAACCAAGGCCACCATTACAAGTTTGATGTGTTCAAATTTGGTGTGCTTCCTTCCCTTGTTCCCTTGGTTCTGAGATGGGCTTGGATACATTTGAGATtcttacacacagagagagagagagagagagagagagagagagagagagactcttggACTAGTTACTTTTTTAATCCATACAACCAGAGAtataaggtcccaatcctatccaacattctagcaccgttgcagccccaaagtaaggggacaaatgttcccttaccttgaggatgcctctgtaactgcttcccaactgcaggatgcagcacaaaccccattggcaaggctgcatcagtgctggaaaattggatagggttgggtcttTTGTGATCCTGAGAAGTCATAGTGTGTGGCCTGAAAAACCTGAGAGTGGAGATTGTCCTGCTTCCTCTCCATGACACTCCTGCTTTCAGCAGTGCATGACCTTACAGTCATTAAAGGCACAGAGGGGCTGTACATAATACTTCACTTGTCATGGTGTGGTTAGCTACAAGAGAGTATCTGTAAATCTACAGGCCACTTTGTGAAAGACTCCAACCAAAAGTTCTATACCTGAGAGCAAGGGGGCAGAAGCCTTCTCCAGCCACACCTAGAATCCTCTGAGTCAAATGACACTTCTTTTTCTGCTGAAGGCGGTTTTGTTATGTTATGCTCCCAGGCTAGAGAAAGTTTGCATGATGGAAATATGACCCTGGTAATTTCTGAACACTTAGCTGAGCATCTGCCACTCAGATTCATGCCTCTGTAGCTTTATAAGACTGAGGAGGGAGAAAGACCTTTCTTAAGAGACTGTGTTACAAATAATATAGGTGATCCTTATTAATCACTGTGGCATGAGAGCACAGATGGGCCCATAAAAAAACACCCTTGCTGAAAGCAGAACAGCAAGGTGGCAGAGAGAATATGTCTTAGCCTTTATTGTGTTCTACCACATTTCCCAACAGAATCCTGCTACTGTATTCTCCCTTCCCTTGTTTCCAAAGCGTTGAATTTGTTTTGCATTAACATAATTTGGTCTTGCCTCTGTGCAAAGTTCAGCCAGGGCAAGGCTGTAAAGCAATATGTGCAAATTAAAATAGGCTGTTCTCTTGTCTCCTTCTGTCAGTTTATGGCCAGCGAAATGAAAATTTGCTCAAGTGTTACAAGCTCAAGACAGACCttaaagtttgtttgtttttaaatctccttATTTGGGTTGGGGTATGTGCTTTAGGAACTTTGCCACCTGCCCCAAAGTAGAAGCTGTTCTATCTTGCCTgttggtctaaaccaggggtctccaaaccccagcccgggggccagatgcggcccatggtgaGCTTCTATCCGGCCTatggtcagcctcttgtcccctgaaagcctctggcccacttggccgaacgtaaccggaactatgctctggttgagTCTGGAGGATgttttaagggccagggaggttgaatgaatgagcccattccttcatttattcactcatctaagttccatctctaatttatttatataaatcttatatttaaattttttcccggccccccaacaccgtgccagatatttgatgtggccctctggccaaaacgtttggagacccctggtctaaactaaaGTGACAGCTTCTACTCTGAGTCAGATTGAGGAGACAATGATGCTGAGGCAGGAGGACTCCCCGGGGGTTCCTGAAATTGCTCCTTGGCCTTCCACTGAGTAGAGCCAGGTTTGCACAGGTCCATCTAAGCCACACTTCCAGCGAGTGCTCCCATgggcaagggagagagagagaagaatgaaACATCATAACCCTATTCTGAGTTGTGCAAGGGCTGAAGAGGCAGCAACATGGGCTCTGTCTACTACATGCTGCCAACCAGAGAGACAGGAAAGAGGCTCTTTCTGGGAGGGGAAAAATCATCTGTCAATTTCTTTGTCATTGGTCTGTCGTTGATCAGACCTCTGATCCTGGGATGGAGGGATGAAGAGGCTTTTAGATGCTCCTTGGCTTGTGAGACAGGCTATGTGTAAAGGAACATACACAAcacattctagagcagtgattgtcaacctttttctgctgatggcacaccaacaagacactaaaattgtcaaggcacaccatcagttttttgacaattgacaaggcacatcatgctgctggtggggggttcacatcccccaatggtactactaataaattacccttccccaaactcctgtggcacacctgtggaccgtttgtagcacaccaatgtaccatggcacagtggttgaaaatcactattcaAGAGCAATAGCAGCAGTGAGGGCAAAGGACAGGTTGGTGGTCTGAGGAACTTATATTCTAAATTTTGACAGAAAAGAAGGTAATGAAGAGCTAGACCAAGGTGCAACCCAGCATCTTATTTTCCCAATAAACTTATTGAGAGCTGCACCAGAATGCTCGTGCCTTGGAGCAATCTCCAGTCATTCTGAGAGAGGTTGCACAAGAAAATGTGCTGGGGGGTCATGCCTCAGGGTAACAAAGGATGACTGTGTGCAAAGGAACTGGAGTAGCAAACTGCCTCTTGCCCTACAGAAAACAGTGGACTCAAACCTTTAATATTCCTGAAAGGTTCTATTTCAATTTGTAATGGGCCAAAGGAGCATACAATAAGTAGTTATCTTTTATTATGAGTAGATTGTGTTTTtattccctctctcccccccccccaccttcttctggATCTGGTGGTCCGTCAGATGACTAATGAAAGCAGTATGGCACAACATCCTACCCAGTTATTTTCTACTACAAATATGAAAGAATGTGCATTAAAaaaactctctctcacacacaatatGAGTTAGGACAATTCTTGGTTCTCCACTAAAAGCTGCCCTTGCTGGTTTGCGCTGTGTGCTTAATGCCGTGAGCTTGTCATCACTGCTGACTCTTCCAGACTTCCGTTCAGATGCCGTTTGTTCTGTAACATTTGGAACATCTAGGCTAAGCATTTTCATTTTCACATGTTGCTACCCACAACCCCTGGCAACACTTGCTCTTAAGGCTGTCATTTCCAGGCCAGCATATTGCTGCAGGGGATTGGTGGTAGCTGTTCTCGCTTCAAAGCCCGTGAGAAAACTCTGAAACAGCTTAAAATAAATTCACAGCCCAAAATCAAAGTGTAGCACAAATCATTCTTCTTCTAactgaaagaaggaaaatgacAGCAGCTTTTATCCTGGTGGCCTTGAAAACACTGCAAATGGAAAATGAACTGATCTCCCAGCACATGTCCCTGAACCCAGAGTTTCCTTTCTGCTGTCATTCTTAATATCCATTGATTGGACAATCCACCCTGCATCAATCTATCAGTGACTATTAACCATGATAAATAAATGGAACATTCATACTGAGAGGCAATACATTTCTGAATAccaagtgctgggggggggggggagtggactgTTCCCTTCATAACTAGTTTGGAAACTTCCTGGAGGCATTTGACTGACCATTGCAGAAAATAAGATGCAGGGCTAAATGGACCACTCGTCCACTTCTTATGTCTGTATAGCTGGTTGTCTCACAGATGTTAAAGGCACAGACGCCCTGCTAGGACAAAAATGGACAACCTTGCTACTGCTGAAACTCTCCACCATGTGTTTAACAAGTCCTAAGCCATTCATTACAACATGCTATTACCATGAAATCTCTAGCTTAATTTTGTGAtgtacaaagaaacaatgccttaAATGTGTTGGCTATCCGTTTCCATGGATGCCCCTAAATTTTTGTACTTTCTGTTTTTAAGTATATTTAATAACACGAAAAGAAAAGCACATCAGAGCTTTGTGAATCTCTTATCAAAGAAGTGGCTTAAAGTCTGAGGAAGTATGGGAAGATGCTGACCTGGAAGCTCATAGATATATCAGGGAATAATCATCTGTCATTTTTCctgtgtgtgctttctgttgtCCAGGTCTCTCAGGCAGCTGCAGAGCTTCAGCAATACTGTATGCAAAATGCCTGCAAAGATGCCTTGCTTGTTGGAGTTCCTGCCGGAAGCAACCCATTCCGGGAGCCTAGGTCCTGCGCATTGCTCTGAAGACAGGTATGAACCTTGAAGAAACTGGTGCCACTCTTGAGCTCGCAGACCAACATCCAAaggattctggggggggggggataaaactACATAGTTGCACATGTGAGAGtttctgtttctcaaacagtagcTCCCTTTGCTATGTAGCAAAAGGTTTTTGAAAGGGGGACATTGTGGTATGGCATGATAGACTGCCAGTCACAAAGGAAAAAGTGAAATATTTCACTAGATGTGCTATTTGGGCATACAAAGTAACTGCTTAGATAAAGCattatgggggaaaaaacccaataaCAGAATATATCATTTTCAAACCCTCCCAATATGGtaaggagtggaaggaggcaaTTGGATCATTCATCATTACTGACACTGTCTAGTAGTCTATATAAaggtgtgcgctgcttaacaaccatttgatTAATGATggatcacatatatgacggtggtcaaagcacactaaagatgctcttaatgaggcaattacatctcccatagcctggagcagagtgtctgtttacactacagagaggctcttaaggcaaagaagaggcaatctatctccagtagcctgtgcaaccagctagtgtctggcaaggagtgtctgtttacaccacaaaggcaatagattggactgaatgttcacttaatgacctaatcacataacaacagggataggagaccatatccctgttgttaaatgGTGCTCGCTTGTATAAGATTATCTTGTGTTACTAGAGACTCAAAAGCCAGTCCCCAACATTCTGTCAAATGTTTCCTACATTGTCATGTGTCAGCATGACCAAGAAATAGAAGCCAAGATGGGGCTACCTAGACAGGAGCATCTTTGATCCTGAATAGCTGGTCATCAGGGGAAGGGCACAGGTTTGGCCCTTGCTCCAATAGTGTCTGTCCCGAGTGCACCCACCTCCTTGAATGATTGCTGTTCACATCTGTGAatagtctagtacaggggtgtccaaactttttggcaggagggctgcatcatctctctaacagtgtgttgggggccgagaaaaaaaaattaatttacttttcaaatttgaataaatttacataaatgaatatattagagatggaacttatatgaatgaacgaaggtcttacaatagctcaaggcctataaaaggccttccacaaagcaaggccagtctttcctttgctttcactgctgcatcacagatgtgaacagcaagcagtggagggagcccatgtcccacagcttacgcaagaggtcaaaaaGTTGGTcatcacagtgagagcagttgcatcaggccagcgtgggctccagcaaatctctggagggccaggggctcattggagactagggactccctgagggccagattgggagtcctcaagggctgcaagtggccccagggccggggtttgggcacccctggtctagtataATACACAGTGTTAGTGGACTGGTGAAAGGAGAGAGGAAGATAACCATTTAATAaatccttttttttcttgttgcagGCAAGATTATCCAAAAGTTCTCTTCAAGCATGAAAGGAATCCCAgcagcattcttttttttttttcaacagacACTTTCTCTATGTCCTTACTTTTGTGTGGCCAAAAGAGTTTCTTTAGATATTTATTAGTCTGCTTGTCATCTTAGTAAACAATTAGAACTTTTGCTGATACTTGTAAAAAGAAAAGGCTTTCCATTCATAATTGAGTCAGCCTCTTTTCTACATTTATCCCTCTAAGATGTTTACATTTTAGAAAAGAAAATTACCAAATGACTTGTTAACTGGTGCCTGAATGAGGCACTCACTTGGTACTTGCTTACTTACGGCTTTCTGGTTTCTGAACAAAGATGCTCATACTGAGTGTAATCCAGCcacagttacagcacaatcctatgcatgtctactctgaagtaaatcctattatattcagtggggcttactcccaggaacatttGTAGGCTTAAGCCCCTTTCAGGCCGTAATCCTATGcctactgaacatagtggaacttacttgtgagtaaatatgtGTAGGCTAAGACTGCATTTGAAAATGAAACCTTTAAGCACAAACATTACTCTCTTTCAAATCACAGGCTTAACTGTGGCTGGATTGTATCCAGTTTGAGTAAGAGAATTTCACCATTTGCCCCATATAGAAAGACATTTTATTTACAAaactttgggttttttgtttttgttttttttgtttttttttgctattcTTGAACTCAGTGAGTGACAATTTACAGAAATAGCTGATGCCATCTGTAACACAGATGGAATTCTTACCACACATTCACCACAAGAGCTGTAGTTGTGCTTCTGCAGAAAACTGTTTCTTCTAAGTGTCTAAACTGTAATTTAGCCAATAATCACAGACAAGGACGCTCCGTCTCACAGCATGAATACCAGCAGTTCCTTAGGCCAAACATTTTCAAGCTCTGAAATATGATTGGAACCTCAGCAAATCTGTTTTTGGTTCTGGGGTGAGGTGCCTTTTGTTTTTTGGGTCTTTTTTTACCAAGCACTTTTACACAAACAcagtttactttttaaaatgttctgtttACACACTGTTGTTTGTATTAATATATTAGaagcttaaaaaataaaacttcttTCCCTAACTAATTTGTCTGTTCTGTGAAAAAGAGCACTTTCTGCGGATCTTTATTTTTCTACGGaatatacaatataaaaaatCTGGGTCCCACTGAAGTAATATAAAGAAGATGTATAAGATTACCTCTTTGTTAACTACAATCCCTAAGTCAGCCTCGTAAATAAATCCACTAAAgtagtggttctcgaacttttctggctcgcgcctcccctgatctctgtagccattggccacggctccccattacaacacctcacctcagttacccccaaaatgggaatgaaggtgttataattatacactagaaacaaggctgccagcactctgaggctacaatcctaaccacacttacctgagagtaagccccattgaacaaaataggacttacttctgagtagacctggttaggattctgccctgagtttgttagcagcacacctggaggttttggaaagggaggggagaagtgatgaatttgcaggaggggaagactttgttttgtgtgtatctgctaattgcaaactgatgcaaactgagacctagaaactgtttggctggaatcctaaccccactttcctgggagtaagtcccattgaatacaataggacttacttctgagtacacctagctaggattgtgccttttgtcttacaacagcagccaaaagagtaccccccccccaaaggaggcaggaggaaaaaggggaaatgcctaaaaaggaatggggatttttatttttaatcaatttttggagacaaagccatcaagagtaactttttttcttttttgaagggggaggaagaagagaaaggtgaggattcTTGGATAAGCTGATACAGACcccagcctatgtaggtctactcagaagtaagccccattttagtcaatggggcttactcccaggaaagtgtggaaaggattgcagccacacccagcaatattacaactcaccccaaagtagatgagggctgctcacacacacacacacacacccaacatgcagatgccacccctgttccccccaggcaagatggagggatgcagggtagggcatttggacacccccccccactaggagcaggctggctccttccttcccaagcagccttgaccaatcccaggatgcccagggcgaggggcacactgggaaatgtagtccttggggcaaggttgcacatggagagatgcctctgcctgcccagccagccttctctcccacctccccccaccatgtttcacatgccctcccagcctcacactgccccactcaCCTCGTTCACAGCGGCAGAAAAGcagcagcacgtgcagctgaacagagcagagcagcctctctccccgagatgcctggtgaGATGCCTGCTgccgcctcactagggaggcaggatgcacagattgaatacctcagcactaAAGTGACAATTCTATGCatttggaaataagccccattgaacatagcaggacttacttctaaggaaaACTGCATATGATTAGGCTGTCAATTACAAGTCCAGAAAACTAATTGctagcctgcctgcctcctttctTTCTAGAAGCAAtttgacagcccagttctaagctcctgtggcacacagcTTCGGCAGCACCTAAAActgctgctgccgaatcctgtgcACCACGAGCTACCGTGGGCAGCATCTCGGGAgaaggggcttttgtccccttctcctgggtaagggaagtagccccgcaatagggctactcaatggggctactaagGGACGTTCCTGTAGGGCGCGGAGCCCCACATGAAgcgacaggatctggtggagtagaGGTCCACCGGatacacctccctccctcctcgctccctcccccggcacacctgctgcccgccctctccctgcctcccggtCACacatcctccccgccctctctctccctccacctgcccccccccggaGCGCCTCCTCCCAGCCTATGCCCCAGCCCCCACTTACTGTGTCgtggcttggtggtccatgcaactgcGAGTGGCAGAGGCCGGGCgcctgcccagcactagcccagagccagccagcgccagccagcacaggtGCTCACCCTGCGGTAAGGCttacagacgtgccttatggcatgtttgcaacagtgcgcgccagcagtaAGTTGGCGCGCACTGTTCAGAATTggagtcatttctgcccaatgttgcatatacacaacagggaccaaatgtgtacgcccGTGGGCTGGGCAAAAGTGGGTTAAAGTAAAACAGGTAATTTTGCAGGGACAGAATACAACAAATAAGAATATTATTGCAActggggcaggagaggagagaagagACAAAAAACAAATGTGTTTTGTGACTGCTTTTGAAAGCAAGTTGCATTATGTGTTTTCTGGGTGAGTAAATGTGGGAAGCCGTAATCTTTAAAAGGCCATCTGAAGTGGTACTTTTTGTATTCTTACAGGTTTGGGCTATGGTTTTGATACATGTAGAATGAAAATGAAGTagaggaaaaggagaagaagTATTTGTTAAATGTAGAGACTAGAAAGAGAAGAGAAATGGGGCTGCTTAAGCTATACTTCTTCCTACCCTGTGGCTAGTTATGATTATATTTTTGCCGAGCTATATTGTATTGCCTGCTTTGAAACAGCAGATTTCTGCGGTGAGCGATTTAGAAAATTTCTCTTGTAAACTCTGCCAAACCTGCGGAAAGGGAAAATTGTTAGGTCACAGGCCACAAAAATGGACTAAAAATAATGAATGTTCTATACTTTCATGTTAGGTCGGCACTATTTTAGGAACATGTCTGCATTTTGTAATCAAATCTAGTAACTGCACAAACTA is a window from the Tiliqua scincoides isolate rTilSci1 chromosome 2, rTilSci1.hap2, whole genome shotgun sequence genome containing:
- the GNG10 gene encoding guanine nucleotide-binding protein G(I)/G(S)/G(O) subunit gamma-10 — encoded protein: MSSNSSLSTMQRLVEQLKLEAGVERIRVSQAAAELQQYCMQNACKDALLVGVPAGSNPFREPRSCALL